TCGATGCATCTCATCACTCAGGACACGTCCGGCTGTCGGATTTGGGCTTGGCTGTGGAACTTCCACCAGGAAAAGACAAAACATCGGGTTATGCAGGAACTCCTGGTAAGTCACAAAAAGTCTTTCTCAAAGTGCATTTCAGTGAGTAGTCACTAGATGATCTCATGAAATCTTTTCAAAGGTTTCATGGCTCCAGAGCTACTCCAGAAAAAGGAATATGACTACACAGTGGATTATTTTACTCTGGGGGTGACTCTGTTTGAGATGATCGCAGCTAAAGGACCTTTCAGACTACGAGGAGAGAAGGTCGAGGACACAGCCAAGAGGTCTCTCCCACTACGTGAATACATTTGCTAATTGCACCCTTTCTTCAGGTGGAGAATGACGAGGTGGCTCGCAGAATTCTGAACGATCCGGTTTCGTACACTCCCAACTTTAGCAAAGAATGCAATGCTATTTGTGAAGGCTTGTTGGAAAAGGATCCGGGGAAACGCCTCGGGTTCAAAAACAACGAGTGCGCTGAGCTCAAGAGCCAACCCTTCTTCAAGGAGATCAATTGGGGCCGTCTTGAGGCTGGTGAGGCCTTCAAAAACAATCAGTCAAGTATGCACCCAAACCAGCATTAATAAATACatgatttttttctcattttcactAAGGTATGCTTCCTCCACCATTTGTCCCTGATCCCAGGATGGTCTACGCCAAAGACATCGACGACGTAGGCGCCTTTAGCACCATTAAAGGCGTGGTCATGGATAACAAGGATACAGAGTTCTTTGCCGACTTTGCCTCGGGCAACGTTCCGATCCCGTGGCAGGAGGAAATGATCGAGACGGGTGTGTTTGGAGAGATGAACATCTGGGGTGAGAACGGAAAGTTGCCTAATGACCTCGACCCAAACTATGTGGAAGCCAAAGGCGGAGGATGTGTGATTCTTTAAAGTAGAATGTGTTTATTGATTTGCTGAATAAAATAGCAAAAACTTCTGTCGGTGTGAAGCGGTCCATTTTACACAACGGTTCGAGAGCTTCACCAAAAAATGCTGACAAATGATTACTATCTTagccaagttttttttaaattcaactcCTGTTGCAGCTCTCATGAAACTGTGCAGATGTACCCAATAAAATGTTCCGGAAGCATACAACTGTAGTATTAAATATAGTACATTAATCTTTAGCTATAGTGAaactgtatatatgtatgtaccaCAATAATAcaacattgtttaaaaaaaaccctGTAATGAGCATGAACTTGTAATTTCATTGTTGCATGTGTGGACTGTTAGCTTCATAAATATAATGCATAACAACTAAGGTACAGTAAATGTTCTTTGAATATGTCATAGCTAGAAGAAgcacaatgaataaaaattTGCTGAGCATACATATGTGTCCCTCTCCACTCTTCAGGGAATGTGCAAGGCTAGAAGAGAACACAGGTCACGTGGAAATCTGATCCAGCTCGGCATTAACATATTGCCTTTACCTTGCCTGATATCGTCTATTGTGAGCGATTCTGCACAAACGAGTGATTTATTGCCTGACTTCAACCGACTGAATGCTGCAAAGGATGCATGCATTAGTGATCTTCAAATCACGTTTATGCACACCTGACGGAGGGACAAAAAGCAGCAGTCATGGTGATGAATCACCTCATCGAAACTCGTCGCAAAGTCAAATAATGACTGTTCCAACGCATACACACTATTTAAATATAATTTGGCAACCCAACGTAAGCCTTTCGCATACTTGCCGCACACAGCCATCAGGCAAGTGACGGGGAcgtgttaaaaaaaaggaacagaTACGTTTTTgaacacccaaaaaaaagaaaaaaaagtttcaaggcCACTTCTCCATTGAGCAGCGGGGTCAACGGGGACACGAGGGAACGCTTATTTCAGAAGATGAAGGGAAGGGcaaggaaataaaatattaacagAAATATGATTACGATTTAAAGCCTGAATATGAACTCAATATTGTAGATATACGGCGGAACTTTGAACTTTCCTGCAGATTACTTGACAACAGTAGAAAAATAGATTAGATAAGATACAGACTAAAACCATAAAAAGAAACAGACACATTTTAATGTTTATAATATTGCATGACACCCCAAACTATCCTCTAAAATATCTCTTAGTTTTGCACAATCCCATATTCtgatttttataaataaaaataaattaatatttttGTGGTGCTAGCCAATTTCTTTTAATGGACATCAGTATAGTAGAATGTCCACAAACTATTTGGAAAAGGACAGACATCATTGTTGAATCTATAAGCTTcagtagaaaaaaaattacttaCCTAGCCAACAATTTCAATGCATCTTTTGTGTTTCATATTTGTTAATGCTTAACTGGTGCTAAGTTAGACACTTTGTCTGACACAGGTTTCAATGTATGCTCTGCCCTCTATTCACGCCACTTAATTTATTAATATTTGCTCATGGAACTTGAAATAACCTCTTGaaaatcccaagctaccaattGTCCGAAGAGGGAGGGAGACAAGATCATGGTCATGATGAAAATCTAAGTAAATTCACAGAGATTAAAATATTTCCCAAAATCTCACATTTCACTAGTGCTGACTTCATTTATCGATAACCAAGgcatttttttgttaaaaaattgtGACTATAATACATTTGATTCAGTCATTCATATTACTAAAGTCATATAAAATGATCTTAAATATCTTGTCAattaggtttaataaaatgctaaTACAACATATAAAGTGCCGCTTATGGCAGATCTAGATTGTAAATTTAAAGATTGCCACAGAATCCCAGTAAATTTCACAAATAGTTACATAACATAAAGCAGTGTAATGTATTTGACAAAATTTCACCTCTGCAAGatcaaaaagtgtgtgtggatgtgcgtgtgtgcgtgcgtgcatgtgtgtgtgtgtgtgtgtgtgcgtgtgtccgtgtgtgttggggggagtTCCTTGTATGCTTACATTTCTACAGTAACGTGCCAGGCACGTGAAATGTAATCAATTTTGGGCGGGAATAGCAGACATATCATGTAACTACAGCCAACAAATCAATGTTCAAATTAGTCCCAGTATGTTTGAGtgcatgaggaaaaaaaacctgcGTGCACTTCGAAATGTACAATAGATACAGAAGTTGCCATTAGAGCTCCTTAGAAGGCGAAACCTCATCTGATTAGCTAGAGAACATTACTTGTGGAGAACATTACTTGCAAAATGAGGGACATTGTTGAAATTACAGCACTTGTACTTGGTTTTCTAGGCTGGATCATGGTTTTTATATCATTAGAACACCAGTATTGGAAAGAATCCACCACAGATGGTAGTGTAATTACAACCTCAGCAATATATGAGAACTTGTGGATGTCTTGCGCTAGTGATTCTACTGGGACTTATGACTGCCGAGAATTTCCATCCCTTTTTGCCCTACCTGGTAAGTAAAGTTTTtatagattaaaaacaaaaatgttgttaAAAAATATACTGATGGTTTTTCATGTGCTcaggcttcaacatcacttgcaTGTAAAGTAATGCTGATTCAGATGTTGGTTAAAGCTGAGTGTGCATTTTCTTTATACCTCATTAGAACTGCTTGACATTGCAAAACAAGAAATGTAGTTAGTTTAAGACATGGTTTAGTATAATGTATTTGATGATGTAAATAGCTTTCAAGACAATACTTTGAATATTTTAACTTTGCAAAAGAAAAGCAACTTCACTTTGATTGAGCTACGGTATAATGGTAATTTCAATTTTCTTCCAAATGACAAAACTAATCTGAATTAACATTAAATTCTTTATTTTCGCTGGACAGTGATTGTTATCTTTTTAATGTACAGTAAatgacaatgattttttttctgagattACTGTATTCTGTATTTACTTTTTACTGCACATAATTTCAACAAATATGCTGTAATGAACTTTAGTCCAAACATTTTATAAAACTTCTATTTTAAATCATATTGCAAATAACTTGATTGTGTCCAATTTTATGATCTCATATGATTTAATATGAAGAAATTGGGATTCTTTTTCTAATTCACGAGGGAAACCAATTCCGTTAATCAATTTCTGTAAGTGGCACACAATAAATTCTAAATAGCTAATATTACTGAGTTCATAAGCAAAATGTATTGAAActctaaaaaaaaacctttggatTATTtgaatacacttttttttcaaaaggaCAATCAAGCAATTTCATATTTTAattttcacattaaaaaaagtatATCTCAAGCCAGATCATCATCAAATTTCACATGTAAAATATGACATTATCTCCTCCAAACCATATATACACAAATTTCAAACCTTTAACATGTCTGCAGGATGACAGTAAACatttaaaccagaaataatgcccccccccccttttttttttttttaagcaaatgGTTTTTATCAGTGGGTaggttcttcttttcttttttttttttttttttatcagtgggTGGGAACGTGTTGATGCGCCCACACCCCTCACGGCCAATGACGTTCCACATCATCCTTCAGGCATTGGAGTCCAACTGGGACTTGGATCCCATCAGTACTGACAGAGATTTATTGACACTGTTCAAAGAGATTGTCAGAAGGTGACAAATGGCTCTGAGTCTATAGACGTTAGACGGCGGGTGTCGAGGTTCAACCTCACTTCCCTTGAGTTGGGTAAACAAGTGCACTTTTGAAAAAGGTTCAACAGATCTCATAGAAATCATAAGTGGGCAGTTTGGGATTAATCATTAATAAGGAGGTTTCTGTGGCACACTGAGAACGCTGGGCCAGAGAAAAACAACACGTTTATTCTTGAAGATAGTTTAGTCTGGCGAGATTGGTAAGAAGCTTTTCTGGACAGCTCTAAGACAGGCTGGATCAACCACGATAGAGTTATGAATCCCGTTGTGGAAGCATTTGCTTTCTTCCTGGGTTTTCTGGGATGGCTGATGGCCGGGGTCGCCCTTCCCAATCGGTACTGGAGAGTGTCAACGGTGGACGGTAACGTGATCACCACGTCCACCATCTATGAGAATCTCTGGATGTCCTGTGCCACTGACTCGATAGGAATTCACAACTGCCGCGATTTTCCTTCGTTGCTCGCACTAAGCGGTATGTGTTCAAAACTTTTAATGTGTCGACTCCTTCATTGggttaaaagaagaaaaatatatcTATTTGTAGAAAGTTGTACAGAGCCAGAGCAGCCATTAAAAAGGGCTAACACATTGAGAATTTGGCTCTTGTTTTCAGCTTTGATCAGATTTCCTGAGTTGTTTTTTAGCATTGACCGTAGCGGCATCTGCGTGTCAGAGTGACATCACTGCGGGTGATGCTCTTTAGTTAACAGCAGGTAATATAAGATTGGCAGTATAAAAAATACAACAGTAAAGGACAATCATGAGCAAGAATAACCCCAgtagaaaaatatataaaaaacatcAAATGGTTTCAACCTCTAGGTCATAACCTTCAGACTGGACATGGAAAGCCATGTGGTCACAAGATAATATTATTTACATGAAAGGCAATTGTTTGGTTCCCTTAAGTGGGATACTAACGaatggttgggggaaaaaaaaaaagaatgtttttttttttttttatttcattttactaTGCTGAGATTTTGTAgcgtttcaattttttttattttttttttagttccatATTTGTAATAAGTGATCTTATAGGGGACGCACATGATGTTTAGTACTTAGTAGACAAAACATTGTCATATATTAAAGATTCGTTTTGTAAATAATTCGATGCACAGAAAAATGATGTCACTTTTATATCAAATGTGGAGGTTGCTATTCGATAACTAAGGAACTATATAGAGCAGTCCTGAAATTACTTATTTGTTGAAATTGGCACTTGGTGAAATTATTATTGTGATTTGTTTTGCTGTGTATGTGTTGTCTTACCAATAAACTcatcatttgtgtttgtgtgcagggTACATCCAAGCATCTCGAGCACTGATGATTGCTTCCATTGTGTTCGGGACGTTTGGGCTGGTGGGAACTCTGGTTGGAATGCAGTGCTCCAAAATTGGAGGAGAAAACTACATTCTAAAGGGGAGGATTGCAGCAATTGGAGGGGTGTTCTTCTTACTACAGGGtaagaacaaaaacaattatGAACTTCAGTGGTGCATAACAGAGCAGAAAGGCCAACATTTGAAACAAATCCTACACCTCCACTTCCTAAATTCTGTCTTTAAAAAATCGAGTGATATTACAGaaattgagatttgaaaaaaatgtgttgATCAAAACAAACCATGTTTTCCTATTCCTGTGCCCCACCCCTCCACAAAGTGAAGTGCAAATAGGTCAAGTGGCTTTGGCGTAAtcatgggggaaaaaacaactcCTCAGATTCCACAACAATCTCACGAAGTCAATGTTACATAGATTTTAATTCTTTCCATAGCACAAATTAACCTTTTCACTATTACCTCCAACACCCGAAAAGCTAACATGTCAGGTACTCTAATCTATGTACAGGAGACAAGCTATCTTAAACCTGGTCAAGGGTTATTATCACTTGTTTGCCTGTACAGTGTAAAGGCATATACATCGCATGCAGTCAGCTAATGTTGCACTAAACTTAGTTGTGCCATTAAAGGGACAGTGTGTAGATAAGAAAATTAATTGCAcattcattttaaaacattCACTATTAATTTCCACATTATGCAAAAAAATATCCcataaacatctttttttttttatatgtaaaaTCGTAGGTCTGGTAATTTGTTGTTTTCCccttgtgttaaaaaaaatgttgtggaCTTTTCTAGGGATGTGCACCATGATCGCTATATCTTGGTATGCAGCCAACATCACACAGGAATTCTTTGACCAGTTCTACCCAGGGACAAAGTAAGAGTGCATACTTGATTGATTTTGAAGTTTAACAAGACACAAATCAGATCATTTTGTGCAATTTCACTGTGACACAGGTACGAGATCGGAGAAGGTTTGTACATTGGCTGGTCGTCGGCCATACTTGCCCTGTGCGGAGGTGGCTGTCTGATGTTTTCGTGCAGTTGTAAGGAGCCAGGTGAAAAAGTGTATGTATCAAAGCGAACGTTTACCATGAGTAGAAGTTGACGTCGTGTTTAACCACATCTTTTGATTCTTAGGCCTTACCCATACCAGCCGTCCTCCAGGGGACGTGTGCTGTCCACTACGTCTCGATCTGCCCCCAGCAACTATGGAAGAAATGCATATGTGTGACAAGTTACTTAGATGCAACAATTATTGAAATGcagtcaaatttgattttttttttctttactcatTTAAACTACTCGTAATGTTGATGCACAGTGATCCACCCACCATAATACATATGAAGACAGTAGTAGGGCAGTAAAGATAACAGTATCTTTAGAGCAATGACGGTATGATCAGTGTGCAAGTACATTGCATGGCTACTGTGTGTCAGGACCTACATGGGAAAAAAGCAAGTCATGATTAAGAGCTTAttagaaaaaataattatttttatacaTAGTAGAAAAATGGGAGCTAATCATTTGTTGGGTATTTAAATACGCGGACTCAAAATTTAGATGTTAAGACAACAGTactgttaaaaataaataccatgccccaaaaaaacattAGGGTCACTGTGAATTTGATGTACATTTATggaaatatttatatttgtgaCATTTCTGACTTATGGAAATAAACACTTTTGCTTCAGTAAATTTTGCTttgtatacaaataaaaaaatgcaataatacTGACGAGAAAGTGATTTTTATTGTTAGCAGCAAATGACGAGTCTAGGTGGCTCACCTCAGCAGGTGTATTTAGTGATGACGCCCCCTGTGGGGAAAAACGTGAAATCACAACTGGGATTGTTTGAAAAATAATATAGTAGTCTATACCGTATTATTTTTAGAGAAGTGGAGCCGGGCTATCTGATtctcattattatattatttattacttACCAACCACCAAGATCATTATGGTTCAGTTCTGTTTAATAAACCAGTTTAATGCTAAAATATAATTAgtcattatttttcaaatttacTAATATATTTCTAAAATCATTAAGGATAGTATTATGCCTCGTGTCAAATGAGGTATTTACATCAATTTCTAtactgtagaaaaaaaacatttctaagGATTTAATGTTATGCTTGATTCCTTTCTGACTGACCAGATCATTTCGTCTTATTAAAACCATTAAGTGACATTACCTTGAAATTCCCCACTCTGGTTCAGTGCATTACCCACttatgcatttgtttttttatttctataattGATGGTCACAATTTTTTTAAGCACTTCAGATATATTAGAGAAAATAGGAgacaaaaaacatatttaaagaAGAGAACATTTATTCCagaattttaaaatgtgtttaccaaaatgaaataaaactcaAAAAGGTACATTTCTGTAACATGGGTGTCACATCCAAGGGAGGGGAATCCCTTCTAATTCTTTGGGCCATCGTTTCCCAAATCATCCAAGCTTTGTCCATCAAAACGTATTAAGTGCCAGCCTTCCTGCACAGTGAGATCCTGAGCTCCTCTAGTAGCATAGAAGTCTCGTGATGGCGTATTCCATTCCAACACGTTCAATTGCAAGCGTGCACACTGGTTTTCTTTAGCCACCTTTCACAAATATGACTTGTTTTAGTTGGACCATGAAGGTGGAACTTTAGTTAGTCTTCGGCACTCTTACCTTAGCAACGGTGCTCATTAAACATTTTCCTATGCCAATTCCTGTCAAAGACATCAATAAACTCATGAGGAAGAAAATATGTTTGTTCCAAAATAGACTCTCAATATAAAAAGGTGCTGTTATGTTAAGCTGTACAATGGCTTATCTTACTCATACGTACTGCCCTGCAACAGTAGCCTGCAAAAGTCACCACACCCCTTGAGcttttgacatttattttcacattaggaacacaaatgtattttatgtGATCGATCAACACAAATAGGTGTGTGCTTATAAAGCGAAAAGAAAATGGTTCAAAAGTCTGGTTGGATGACAATAATTTTCCCAGTGGATACATTCAACCTTGAAGCACAGAAATAGATTCCTCCTCCATTTCTGACAGTGTGGTTAATATTTATTCCAACTTTGAAACTTTGACTTACCTCGGAATTCAGGCATCACATACAAATCCTCCAAATGCATCGCCCGTCCCTTCCATGTGCTGTATGTGTAAAAGTAAAGGCCGTATCCGACGATGGTAAATCCTGACGTAAAATGAAGAGACTGCTCTCATTGTAACAGAAAGACCGCGCTTAAAATTGCATGGCTGAAATCGACATGCAACAATGatagaacagaaaaaaaatgacattatgAATGTTTAAATTCAATTCAACATGCACATCCCACACAGGAGGCCTACCAACTACCAAcatatttgatgtttttttttttttttttaaaccagctccaaaataccaaaatattttttagtaTTGGAACAAATAGCCCAGCAATAATGTATTtctccacacacaaaaaatgcaaCCCAGTGGACAGATTAAAATGCTTTGTTGAAATATTAGCATCAGTGGGACACATCAACTAACGTACATTTTACCTTCTCtagatttgttctcttctggtACCTCGGCGACAACACATTCAAATAAGGGATTCTGGCAGAAACCATCATGCTCAAGTTCTAaattaaacaagaaaaaaaaaagcatagttcACCTGAAACGTGCACATCTAGACATGTATCGATAGAGTAAAGATAGCAATGACAATTGTAAAACAGGATGCACACATATCTGCATTGTGTAAGAGGACTGTCAGAAATGAGCTACTATAGTTGACAGGCCTGTTCTCCTATTTGGCAGCAAAGAACATATATGTGGAAATAAAAGAGGCCAATCAAGTACTAACTTATATGGTAACTGCATTTCTTCTCACCTATTTGTGtattttctttggaactctACCGTCTGTTCCTCACAGAAAAACTCATCtacttgctgtttttttttttaatatggctTGACAATTTATTGTGACATCAAGGAAGTATGTCGAAGAGATTTTGGGTGGCTTTCAATAATTCCAGATCTGTTATTTATGGCAGGGCTTGGTCCCTATATTGGTAAACGATATTGATGTGCGCAACTTCCCAGGAAACATATGGGAAACCACTTGATGGATAATCATCACATGATATCTGTTAATTGCTCACTATGATCGAAAGTGGGGCAAAATTGTTCATGCCACATGTTTTACAACCCGCATTAAAGCAAACCACTCGAAGgggcagaaaaaaatatatgttcaaTTTGTGGTAGAGGGTTAAGTCTCGGGAGCCTTTGCCTTGACTTAAAATTTCAACCATAGCAATACTTGAAAATAACGTCATAAAAATTTAATCAATTGAGTTTACTGTTGTGAAATCATTACCTTTGCATGATATCTTGACTTGATCAGTCATCTTTTCATACAAAGCCaactcctggaaaaaagaaaaaaaaaacgttgcatTTATATGCACCTCCTTCGTTACTTTGTAGCCGATTCTTTGAAACTTTCACTGAGCTCTCAGCAAAAGTCAACATGCAACACTCACCAATATCATTCTTGATATGTCTTTACAGTCTTCTTTAGTCGCAGCACGGATGTTGAAGTTCATGTTTGAGGCTGCGATTCACGACTTTACACGTACGGCTTGGCCAGCTCAATTGAAATTAATTCGCTTCATTATGTTCCGATTTATAAAAACAGGAAGCAGCAGCACTATACGTGTATTTCGtctcccttcaaaataaaacaaagtagCTGCTTTTTTTGGTCGAGTGTTTCTGGTGACGTTAAGAAAATAATAGTTTACATTCGACGTAAGTTTGCCGTTTTTTCCCCCGTGTTGTTTAAATACAACCCAACAGGAAGACGTTCATGTTTATTACCTGCAAGGTCTTTTTTGATTTTTATAATCAAAACTTGGATGGAATGagtgtgcatgtttttttcttcaataatAATATTCTGCAAAACATAGATAGGCACACAAGTGTGTATTGCACACTAGTTTTCAGGGTGTTCATATTTGTTTAGTACATTAATATACATCTATAATGACAATTTTGAAATGCCAGAGGTgagcccacaaaaaattgccaCCATGTTATCCTTCTGTGTGTGTAGTGGAGAATCTTCTAAAACTCGTTTGTTTACTTTGTAGCATGACAACAATTGTATGCGCGTGTAGCCAAAACCAAATATTTACACAACTTTGTCTTCTCCTGAAACACACTTTCTAATTTGTTGAGTTTCATTTGCCAGATGGTCCAAGCTTTGTCCATCAAAATGTACCAAGTGCCAGCCTTCCTTGACAGTGAGATCCTGAGCTCCTCTTGCAGTATAAAAATCGAGAGAGTGAGAGTTCCAATTCAACACGATCAAGTGCAACCGCGCACACTGCTTCTCTTTGGCCACCTTGCACATACATCACAAGAAATAAGTTGGTTTTGTTGCCCTCGTAAATTGCCAATGTTTGGATTTGTAAACATTCTAGCATTCTTACCTGAGCAATATTGCTCAGTAAACTTTTTCCAATGCCAAATCCTGATGAAGACATCAACAAACTCATGAGGCAGAAAATATTCCAGTCTGGAACTCAAAGCAACTCAAAAAAGGGACATTATAGTACAGAACAGCATAGTTTTGATCTAGAACAAGCATAAATTTAAAGTAAATTATGTGATAACATATATGAGATTAACACAAATTAGAACAGACATTTTTGATATACTGAAATGCCAAAACACATTTTACCTCTGAATTCCGGCATCACATATAAATCCTCCAAATACATGGACCGCCCCTTCCATGTGCAGTAGATGTAAAAGTAAAGGGCATAACCAATAATTGTGAATCCTAAACCAAAATAAAGAGATCATTAAAGACAGCTCCAAGGAATAATCAACAGTGAtattgtggttgcacaagtgtgcacaccctcttatgaCTGGTGTGTGGTGTGGACGTATCCAAGGCTCGAATTGACAGACATATTTTAGCAAGCGGTAAAAATGAAAGCTGAACAGACAGTAAAAGAGACAGGTAGGCCACAGGTTTGCAAACATTTTACCTTCTTTAGATTTATTTTCATCTGCTATCTCTGCAACAAGACACTCAAACAAGGGGTTCTGGCTGAAACCATCACGTTGCAGTtctatggtttaa
The Syngnathus typhle isolate RoL2023-S1 ecotype Sweden linkage group LG15, RoL_Styp_1.0, whole genome shotgun sequence DNA segment above includes these coding regions:
- the LOC133168056 gene encoding thialysine N-epsilon-acetyltransferase-like, which encodes MNFNIRAATKEDCKDISRMILELALYEKMTDQVKISCKELEHDGFCQNPLFECVVAEVPEENKSREGFTIVGYGLYFYTYSTWKGRAMHLEDLYVMPEFRGIGIGKCLMSTVAKVAKENQCARLQLNVLEWNTPSRDFYATRGAQDLTVQEGWHLIRFDGQSLDDLGNDGPKN
- the LOC133168054 gene encoding thialysine N-epsilon-acetyltransferase-like isoform X2, translated to MDVKIRVATKGDCKDISRLIMDLAVHDKMSDQVKLSCDELQRDGFSQNPLFECLVAEIADENKSKEGFTIIGYALYFYIYCTWKGRSMYLEDLYVMPEFRGFGIGKSLLSNIAQVAKEKQCARLHLIVLNWNSHSLDFYTARGAQDLTVKEGWHLVHFDGQSLDHLANETQQIRKCVSGEDKVV
- the LOC133168054 gene encoding thialysine N-epsilon-acetyltransferase-like isoform X1 translates to MDVKIRVATKGDCKDISRLIMDLAVHDKMSDQVKLSCDELQRDGFSQNPLFECLVAEIADENKSKEGFTIIGYALYFYIYCTWKGRSMYLEDLYVMPEFRDWNIFCLMSLLMSSSGFGIGKSLLSNIAQVAKEKQCARLHLIVLNWNSHSLDFYTARGAQDLTVKEGWHLVHFDGQSLDHLANETQQIRKCVSGEDKVV
- the LOC133168607 gene encoding claudin-15-like, with the translated sequence MNPVVEAFAFFLGFLGWLMAGVALPNRYWRVSTVDGNVITTSTIYENLWMSCATDSIGIHNCRDFPSLLALSGYIQASRALMIASIVFGTFGLVGTLVGMQCSKIGGENYILKGRIAAIGGVFFLLQGMCTMIAISWYAANITQEFFDQFYPGTKYEIGEGLYIGWSSAILALCGGGCLMFSCSCKEPGEKVPYPYQPSSRGRVLSTTSRSAPSNYGRNAYV